From Daphnia pulicaria isolate SC F1-1A chromosome 4, SC_F0-13Bv2, whole genome shotgun sequence, one genomic window encodes:
- the LOC124338273 gene encoding zingipain-2-like, with amino-acid sequence MGKFSFILAVMMMASWTVRIQGEDVETAWQKYLAEYPMPLPTMSESNMRKTIFTEIHAKIEQNNAQKGANFEMTHNIFSVMTDAEKQSYLGARLPVPPSNLTRGPSVAKLPATMDYRNDLCMPPVRNQGGCGSCWAYTASAVVEFGKCKKSGGNAIDLSEQQIVDCSPGSGCSGGWEHDAWKYLASCGGHALESSYPYAGRDGACRFSPTGMTIGAKLLTSNSVEWVPSKDTSTMMNILSDGRILTVYIHLPDSFFNYKSGIFDDTKCNSGSAHALNPVGYGTLNGVDYWVMRNSWGAGWGSSGYVLVKRGIDLCLIESYARTTNIDTTTTTSLENFCTNRPNGNYANPNECQSYISCSNGSAYKMNCPSGLAFNEKYNSCDYSFNVPGCN; translated from the exons ATGGGCAAGTTTTCTTTCATCTTGgctgtgatgatgatggcctCATGGACTGTCAGAATCCAAGGGGAAGACGTGGAAACCGCCTGGCAAAAATATCTG GCTGAATATCCTATGCCACTTCCAACCATGTCCGAGTCAAACATGCGCAAAACAATCTTTACCGAAATTCACGCCAAAATTGAGCAAAACAACGCCCAAAAAGGCGCCAATTTTGAAATGACCCACAACATCTTCTCGGTTATG ACTGATGCAGAGAAACAATCGTATCTCGGAGCTCGACTACCTGTCCCACCTTCCAACTTGACTCGCGGCCCATCCGTCGCCAAACTGCCTGCAACT ATGGACTACAGGAACGATCTTTGCATGCCACCTGTGAGGAACCAAGGTGGATGTGGCAGCTGCTGGGCTTACACTGCCAGCGCAGTGGTCGAATTTGGCAAATGCAAAAAGAGCGGTGGAAATGCCATCGATCTCAG TGAACAGCAGATAGTGGATTGCAGTCCCGGCAGCGGTTGTTCCGGCGGATGGGAACACGACGCCTGGAAATATTTGGCTTCGTGCGGTGGTCACGCCCTCGAGTCCTCGTACCCTTACGCAGGAAGAGATGGGGCCTGCAGGTTCAGCCCTACGGGCATGACCATCGGAGCTAAACTTTTAACTTCGAATTCTGTCGAATGGGTACCATCGAAAGACACTTCCACCATGATGAATATCTTGTCGGATGGACGAATTCTTACCGTCTACATCCACCTGCCCGACAGTTTCTTTAATTACAA GAGTGGCATTTTTGACGATACCAAATGCAACAGCGGAAGTGCTCACGCACTGAACCCCGTCGGCTATGGCACCTTGAACGGTGTCGATTATTGG gttatGCGCAATTCGTGGGGAGCTGGATGGGGTTCTTCCGGCTACGTTCTCGTCAAACGGGGCATCGACCTGTGCCTGATTGAATCCTATGCTCGCACTACTAACATTGACACTACCACAACAACTTCGCTGGAGAATTTCTGCACAAACAGGCCTAACGGCAACTACGCTAATCCGAACGAATGCCAATCTTATATTTCGTGTTCCAATGGATCGGCTTACAAAATG AACTGCCCATCCGGTCTGGCTTTCAATGAGAAATACAACAGTTGCGACTACAGCTTCAACGTACCTGGTTGTAATTAA
- the LOC124337764 gene encoding uncharacterized protein LOC124337764: MELVSRVAGVFDPLGTASSIIVKAKIRLRDLGQKGLKWTDVVEGEDRRWWDQWFETVLQLNDVKMPRCLFPDSANIVSSELHTFCDASEEAYAAVVYVRSVYGDGSVVVRQVKATNKLAPKKTISVPRLELNAALLGARVAREVQEALPAHVKRRRFWTDSSTVRNWIRATAADYQTFVSNRVGEIQTITEEEEWRFVPGLLNPADAATRSTLDGVNFPAVWLTGPEFLMLTEKDWPTDLPWLVVKDESRTSRTLLASVPESPVVWTDVKIAPDDIAALSKMDGRYLELVKSCQTETFEEEIRRIRRGKNLPSSSNILALAPILDSGGILRLGGRAGRAQLPYDQLHPPLLSGKHPFAATVVRAFHEHLKHVGTDFLLAYVRQHYWITNGRELVKRIRRDCVICRRNRAKPGEQLMGNLPKARLDAGALPFTRTAIDLFGPIEVGLYRNRTAKRWGVLFTCLVTRAVFLELVPSLSSTDFLLSLRKFIALYRQPAVIHSDNGTNFVGVERELREAVEALHASGEVPVFMEKAGIDWNFQPPRTPHFGGAHESLVKSTKRALYNALEIEGKSLRHPTEDVLRTLLYEVAGLLNTRPLTYVSSDPEDFRPLTPNDFLKRSPTAFPPAGCFDDASPREHYRYLQRLLNLFWDIWRSGYLQSLAARKKWKVQRPNFTVGDIVLEINKTLGRGQWNIGHIVQVYPGSDGCVRAVDVQLPTGIFRRGITELCLLESSSAGEPASGEDGSAKAHPV, from the coding sequence ATGGAGCTGGTTAGCCGAGTTGCTGGAGTGTTCGATCCGTTGGGCACCGCCTCTTCAATCATCGTTAAGGCTAAGATTCGCCTCCGAGACTTAGGCCAAAAGGGCCTAAAGTGGACGGACGTCGTCGAAGGAGAGGACCGAAGATGGTGGGACCAGTGGTTCGAGACTGTCCTCCAGCTGAACGACGTCAAGATGCCGCGCTGTCTCTTCCCAGATTCCGCCAACATCGTCTCATCTGAATTACACACTTTCTGTGACGCTTCCGAAGAGGCTTATGCCGCAGTGGTCTACGTCCGAAGCGTCTATGGTGACGGAAGCGTTGTCGTCCGGCAAGTAAAGGCGACAAACAAGTTGGCGCCAAAGAAGACCATCTCCGTTCCAAGGCTGGAATTGAACGCCGCTCTGCTGGGAGCACGAGTAGCCCGAGAAGTTCAAGAAGCTCTTCCAGCTCATGTGAAACGACGACGGTTCTGGACCGACAGTAGCACGGTCCGAAATTGGATACGAGCCACCGCAGCTGATTATCAAACATTCGTCAGCAACCGCGTCGGAGAAATCCAAACcatcacagaagaagaagaatggaggTTCGTGCCAGGGCTGTTGAATCCGGCGGATGCGGCCACTCGTTCCACCCTAGACGGCGTCAATTTTCCTGCCGTGTGGCTGACAGGGCCGGAATTTCTTATGCTGACCGAAAAGGACTGGCCGACTGATCTTCCGTGGCTTGTGGTGAAAGATGAGTCGAGGACTAGCCGCACCTTGCTTGCTTCCGTGCCGGAATCGCCGGTCGTTTGGACCGACGTGAAGATAGCCCCGGACGACATTGCTGCGCTCAGTAAAATGGACGGCCGATATTTGGAGTTGGTGAAGAGCTGCCAAACCGAAACATTCGAAGAGGAGATCCGTCGCATCCGGAGAGGCAAGAATTTGCCGTCTTCATCGAACATTCTGGCCCTAGCACCAATTTTAGATTCCGGCGGAATTCTTCGACTCGGTGGTCGAGCCGGGCGGGCGCAATTGCCCTACGACCAGTTGCATCCGCCGTTGTTATCCGGAAAGCATCCTTTTGCCGCGACGGTGGTCCGTGCGTTCCATGAACATTTAAAGCACGTTGGAACAGATTTCTTGTTGGCGTACGTCCGTCAACATTATTGGATCACCAACGGCCGTGAGCTGGTGAAAAGAATACGCCGTGACTGCGTCATCTGCCGACGGAATAGGGCCAAACCAGGAGAGCAGCTGATGGGAAACCTGCCGAAAGCTCGACTGGATGCTGGAGCGTTGCCGTTCACTCGGACAGCAATCGATCTGTTCGGGCCTATAGAAGTCGGTCTCTACCGTAACCGCACGGCCAAGCGATGGGGAGTACTCTTCACATGTTTAGTGACGCGAGCTGTTTTTCTTGAGTTGGTGCCTTCTCTATCCAGCACGGATTTTCTGCTATCGTTGAGGAAGTTCATCGCTTTGTACCGCCAGCCGGCGGTTATTCATTCGGATAACGGGACGAATTTCGTTGGTGTGGAACGTGAGCTACGTGAAGCCGTCGAGGCCCTACACGCCTCCGGAGAGGTTCCCGTTTTCATGGAGAAGGCAGGGATTGATTGGAATTTCCAGCCTCCACGTACACCCCACTTTGGCGGCGCTCATGAGTCGTTGGTCAAATCGACTAAACGCGCCCTTTACAACGCACTGGAGATAGAAGGAAAGAGTCTGCGTCACCCAACGGAAGACGTCTTGAGGACTCTTTTATATGAAGTCGCTGGTTTATTGAACACCAGGCCGCTCACATATGTGAGCTCCGATCCCGAGGACTTCCGGCCGCTCACACCGAACGACTTCCTTAAAAGATCGCCGACCGCCTTCCCGCCAGCTGGATGTTTCGATGATGCAAGCCCTCGTGAACATTATCGCTATCTACAACGGCTGCTCAACTTATTCTGGGATATCTGGAGGTCAGGGTATCTGCAATCTCTGGCCGCCCGCAAGAAATGGAAGGTGCAGCGGCCAAACTTCACGGTGGGAGATATCGTTCTCGAGATAAATAAGACACTCGGCCGCGGACAGTGGAACATCGGACACATAGTTCAAGTTTATCCTGGGTCAGACGGCTGTGTCCGAGCAGTCGACGTCCAACTACCAACTGGAATCTTCCGGCGAGGAATTACCGAATTATGTCTTCTGGAATCCAGCTCGGCCGGCGAGCCGGCCTCGGGGGAGGATGGATCGGCGAAAGCGCACCCCGTCTGA
- the LOC124337763 gene encoding uncharacterized protein LOC124337763 produces MQPCNCDEVRARANALWEEAEAAQEALRQLNLRQPDPDHFSSVSQKLEKRSPAAEEWRTKQRNLNVKQEAPDDWIDLYNAGLLLPVHSQFSSRSAVSAELDVYNGKAVEWFGCIDLFRALVHDTPNTPGEKLALLKHYLKGECLDVVYGLGGGETAYKQALVRLKETFGRRDVMRAAHIQAIERLEFKNEPRVFKRFAERVRTHLFDLSRIGAASSADIIEKVCLRLNQQDRLDWNAGRRGRLEFRSLNDFGTWICERASDYLNAYSIAADQANETGGPSSTPRGAFPRRAKTHHSSARATDGGGAGSTKKPFCFKCEKGHWLQDCGDFKALSVGERVNFCMRRRLCFGCFSCRHSARDCQSKRQCKQPDCRFFHHILLHETEKPSTTDARPSTARVIGRQRVALGMMRLHVQSADGNWILANIFADEGSDTTLMRTSFASNLKLQGPSQVLTVDGAGGVINRYQSKRVQFQLRAESGEIFTMEGSTMKMVASPTPITDWNKEKQNWPHLRDLPVGVVGGKVDLLVGTDYLHLLVPRETREGRDYEPIAFKTRLGWIVR; encoded by the exons GCAAC TGTGATGAAGTCAGAGCTCGGGCAAACGCTCTTTGGGAAGAAGCCGAAGCAGCACAAGAGGCTCTCCGTCAGCTGAATCTCCGTCAACCAGATCCGGATCATTTCTCGTCCGTTAGTCAAAAGCTAGAGAAACGGTCTCCAGCAGCCGAGGAATGGCGGACCAAGCAACGAAACCTGAACGTCAAACAGGAAGCTCCGGATGATTGGATTGATCTCTACAATGCTGGCCTTCTACTTCCGGTCCATAGCCAATTCTCCTCTCGTTCTGCCGTCTCCGCGGAATTGGACGTTTATAACGGAAAAGCCGTTGAATGGTTTGGTTGCATCGACCTGTTTCGTGCATTAGTGCACGATACTCCGAACACCCCAGGAGAAAAGCTGGCACTACTAAAACATTACCTCAAGGGCGAATGTCTGGATGTAGTCTACGGGCTCGGTGGCGGAGAGACGGCCTACAAGCAGGCACTGGTGCGTCTGAAAGAGACATTCGGACGAAGAGACGTGATGCGAGCCGCCCACATCCAGGCTATCGAGCGACTTGAATTCAAGAATGAACCAAGAGTGTTCAAACGTTTTGCCGAAAGAGTTCGGACCCATCTCTTCGACCTCAGCAGGATTGGAGCCGCATCATCAGCCGACATCATCGAGAAGGTCTGCTTAAGACTCAACCAGCAAGATCGACTCGACTGGAACGCGGGACGACGTGGCCGTTTGGAATTCCGCAGCCTCAACGATTTCGGTACATGGATCTGTGAGCGAGCGTCCGATTACCTCAACGCCTACAGCATAGCCGCGGATCAAGCCAACGAGACAGGAGGGCCATCATCAACACCAAGAGGAGCCTTTCCACGTCGAGCTAAGACTCATCATTCGTCCGCAAGAGCTACAGATGGAGGCGGAGCTGGCTCAACGAAGAAACCCTTTTGCTTCAAATGCGAAAAGGGGCATTGGCTCCAAGATTGCGGAGACTTTAAGGCCCTTTCAGTGGGTGAACGGGTCAATTTCTGCATGCGTCGCCGGCTGTGTTTCGGCTGTTTCAGTTGCAGACATTCAGCAAGAGATTGCCAAAGCAagcgccagtgcaagcaaccGGACTGCAGATTCTTTCATCATATCCTGCTCCATGAAACTGAGAAGCCGTCGACGACGGACGCCCGTCCTTCAACCGCTCGTGTCATTGGCCGACAGAGAGTGGCCCTGGGAATGATGAGGCTGCACGTGCAATCCGCAGATGGTAACTGGATACTCGCCAATATTTTCGCCGACGAAGGCAGTGATACCACCCTGATGAGGACGTCATTTGCGTCAAATTTAAAGCTGCAAGGGCCGTCGCAGGTGTTGACGGTGGATGGTGCCGGCGGAGTCATCAACCGATACCAGTCCAAACGAGTCCAGTTCCAGTTGCGCGCTGAATCAGGCGAAATCTTTACGATGGAAGGTTCAACAATGAAGATGGTCGCCAGCCCCACTCCTATCACGGattggaataaagaaaagcaGAATTGGCCGCACCTCCGCGACCTCCCGGTCGGAGTAGTGGGAGGAAAGGTGGATCTTCTCGTAGGTACAGACTACCTGCATCTTTTGGTGCCTCGCGAGACCAGAGAAGGGCGAGATTATGAACCAATCGCCTTTAAAACAAGACTTGGTTGGATCGTGCGATGA
- the LOC124338272 gene encoding trypsin II-P29-like, which produces MKSSTLVCLLAFVAVAFTTPQLPILSPIGSPFLPVQPGSQDETGRLIPGGFVYSAQGNRQNGSWPMLMNPMPYYPIDPRFIIYLGNVFSVSTSDSNPIKEIEPVAPIVPPAEVVDTPTVAAISRCSEDEFDYPSKSNTSIPYKYMVESDITPKNQYPFMVALVVFDNTIWKYKLSCGGSLISSTKILTAAHCVTEPKSTNVIDASRFKVKFGIHFLSIMENDAQLSRKVQQIKIHEEYDPVKIYNDIAILTLSSPVEYSTDTISPVCLVPECFDDDGNRQAIAMGWGHTQSGGLNSDYLRHAFLSTVPFSNCQKKYGDKIDEDKMLCAFKKGQDTCQNDSGGPLVMEFPDDSSCRFMQIGIVSFGKGCAFKNYPGVYVRIKNYLPWIEENTN; this is translated from the exons ATGAAGTCTTCAACG TTGGTGTGTCTGTTGGCGTTTGTGGCTGTGGCCTTCACTACTCCTCAGTTGCCGATCCTTTCTCCTATCGGTTCACCTTTCTTACCTGTGCAGCCGGGCTCGCAGGATGAAACGGGTCGTCTTATTCCTGGCGGATTTGTTTATTCCGCCCAGGGAAACAGGCAAAACGGTTCTTGGCCAATGCTGATGAACCCCATGCCCTACTACCCCATCGATCCTCGTTTTATTATCTACCTTGGCAACGTATTCTCAGTCAGCACGAGTGATTCCAATCCCATTAAGGAAATCGAACCCGTCGCCCCGATTGTTCCACCCGCTGAAGTTGTTGACACTCCAACTGTTGCCGCCATCTCTCGTTGCAGTGAGGATGAATTCGACTATCCTTCTAAATCCAATACCTCAATTCCCTACAAGTACATGGTAGAAAGTGACATTACTCCCAAGAATCAGTACCCATTCATG GTGGCACTTGTCGTGTTCGACAATACAATCTGGAAATACAAGTTATCCTGCGGTGGATCTCTGATTAGCTCAACAAAAATCCTGACTGCCGCCCATTGCGTAACCGAACCTAAAAGTACCAA CGTTATCGACGCAAGCCGATTCAAAGTTAAGTTTGGCATACACTTCTTGAGCATAATGGAAAACGACGCCCAGCTGTCAAGGAAAGTCCAACAAATTAAGATCCACGAGGAATACGATCCTGTGAAAATT TACAACGACATCGCCATTCTGACGCTGAGTTCACCCGTGGAATACAGCACGGACACCATTTCCCCCGTTTGTCTGGTGCCGGAGTGTTTCGACGACGATGGCAATCGGCAAGCGATTGCCATGGGATGGGGACACACCCAATCGGGAGGATTGAATTCTGATTACCTGAGACACGCTTTTCTGTCTACGGTTCCGTTCTCAAATTGCCAGAAAAAATATGGGGATAAAATCGATGAAGATAAAATGCTTTGCGCCTTTAAAAAAGGTCAAGATACCTGCCAA AATGACAGTGGCGGCCCGTTGGTAATGGAATTCCCGGATGATTCGTCATGTCGTTTTATGCAAATCGGAATCGTCAGCTTTGGGAAAG GATGCGCCTTTAAGAACTACCCCGGTGTTTATGTTCGTATCAAAAACTATTTGCCTTGGATTGAAGAGAACACGAATTAG
- the LOC124338270 gene encoding venom peptide isomerase heavy chain-like, with protein sequence MKASSLICVVVLVAAASAAPQYPILSPIGFPFLPVQPGSQDLFGRLIPGGFLYPGQGNMPIGSWPWGLMNPMPSYPTDPRFIVYPGTGFPVSNDDSKLVSIKEIKPITPIVPPAKVEDTPIESKPTELLSPTPTVAIPRCNKDNRKRRSTPEDPPPDVFFMVGSDHAYPNQYPFMVALVELNDDTKRHELACGGSLISPNKILTAAHCVTEFKKTTRLPASRFKVKLGMHFLNKTTNDAQLSRNVKKIKIHEEYDAVNVYNDIAILTLSSPVEYTDTISPVCLVPECFDDDDNQQVIAMGWGNTKSGGKDSDYLRHAFLSTVPFSKCQKKWGDEIDEDQMLCAFKKGQDTCQNDSGGPLVMEFSDDSSCRFMQIGVVSFGDGCGTSTAPGVYARVKNYLPWIEENTN encoded by the exons ATGAAAGCTTCGTCG TTGATTTGTGTGGTGGTCTTGGTGGCTGCAGCCAGCGCTGCTCCCCAGTATCCAATCCTTTCTCCCAttggttttccctttttacctGTGCAGCCGGGCTCACAGGATCTATTTGGCCGTCTTATTCCTGGCGGATTTCTTTATCCCGGCCaaggaaacatgccgattggTTCTTGGCCATGGGGGTTGATGAACCCAATGCCTTCCTACCCCACCGATCCTCGTTTTATTGTTTATCCCGGCACCGGATTCCCAGTCAGCAATGACGACTCCAAGTTGGTTTCCATTAAGGAGATCAAACCCATCACCCCGATCGTTCCACCCGCTAAAGTTGAGGACACTCCCATTGAATCTAAGCCAACAGAATTATTATCCCCCACCCCAACTGTTGCAATTCCTCGTTGCAATAAGGACAATCGTAAGCGCCGTTCAACTCCCGAAGACCCACCACccgatgttttttttatggtaGGAAGTGACCATGCCTACCCGAATCAGTACCCATTTATG GTGGCACTTGTCGAATTGAATGATGACACCAAGAGACACGAGTTAGCCTGTGGTGGATCTTTGATTAGCCCAAATAAAATCCTGACAGCTGCCCATTGCGTAACCGAATTTAAGAAAACCAC CCGTTTACCTGCAAGCCGATTTAAAGTAAAGCTTGGCATGCACTTCTTGAACAAGACGACAAACGACGCCCAGCTGTCAAGGAAtgtcaaaaaaattaagatcCACGAGGAATACGATGCTGTGAATGTT tACAACGACATCGCCATTCTGACGCTGAGTTCACCCGTGGAATACACGGACACCATTTCCCCCGTTTGTCTGGTGCCGGAGTGTTTCGACGACGATGATAATCAACAAGTGATTGCCATGGGATGGGGCAACACGAAATCAGGTGGAAAGGATTCTGATTACCTGAGACACGCCTTTCTTTCGACGGTTCCGTTCTCAAAGTGCCAGAAAAAATGGGGGGATGAAATCGACGAAGATCAGATGCTTTGTGCCTTTAAAAAAGGTCAAGATACCTGCCAA AATGACAGCGGCGGCCCGTTGGTAATGGAATTCTCAGATGATTCGTCATGTCGTTTTATGCAAATTGGAGTCGTCAGTTTTGGAGACGG GTGTGGCACTAGTACAGCCCCCGGTGTTTACGCGCGAGTTAAAAACTATTTGCCTTGGATTGAAGAAAACACGAATTAG